Within the Pseudoxanthomonas sp. YR558 genome, the region GTGGCGCCGGAAGAAAAAGACCCGGCGTCGCCGCCGGGTCCTTGTGTTGCAGAACGCATCAAACCATCAGTTGAACTTGTAGGTCGCTTCCAAGCCCACCTGACGGCCGATCGGATCGAAACCACGCCAGTAGTACGGATAGGTGTAGTTCGTCTTGTCGATCGGATGGTGGTTGTCGAACAGGTTCACCACCGACAGGCGCAGGTTCAGCTTTTCGGTGATGTCCTTGGCCACGCTCGCGTTCCAGGTGATGAACGGTGCGATGCGGGTGTCGAAGTCCGAATAGGCAACCGGCACGGTCGGATCCCAGATCGGGGTGCTGCCCAGGCGGTTCATGAACACCGTCGCCATCCAGTCGTCCTTGGACCAGTTCACGGTCAGGCGGACGCGGCTGCGGTTATCCAGATTGCTGTTCAGGTCGCGGTAGCTCAGCAAAGCCTGGTCGGCCGAAAGCTTCTGCGTCTGTTCCAGCACGTGGGTCCACTGCAGCGTAGCGCTGAAGTCGCCGAAACGATCCGTGTCGAGGCGGTAGCGCACCGTCGCATCGACACCCTTCGTGCCGAGGAACGACTGGTTGATGGGGCCGCTACGGATCTCGGTGATCTGGTTGGTTTCGGGGTTGCGCGTGATGCGGCCCAGCGTCGCCTGGCAGTACGCGCTGCTCAGCTCATACGGGAAGTTGGAACCATTCGGGTAGCGGCCGGTGTTGCAACCCAGTTCCGCTTCCAGGATGGTCGCGCCGCTCTGGACGTTGACCACGTCCTCCAACTCGACGACGTAGTAGTCGGCGGCCAGCGACAACTGGTCGGTGACGTCCCAAACGAAGCCTGCGGTCCACGACTTACCCGTTTCCTCTTCCAGCGTCGGCTGGCCCTGCGAGGTGGTGAACGCCGAGTAGTTGTAGTTCGCGCCCGCCGCACCGCAAACCGACGAACTGGTGCCGATGCCGTTGAGGTAGCAGCGGTAGTAGTCGGTGATCGCGCCGAAGGAGCCGCTCGGCTCGGAGAACACGTAGTGCATGTCCGGCGCCTTGAAGCTGGTGGCGTAGTTGGCGCGGATCAGCAGGCTGTCGAACGGACGGAACTCGAGGCCTGCGCCCCAAGTGCGCGCATCGTCGACATCGGTGACGTCGTCGTACTTGTCGTAACGGCCCGCCAGGGTGCCCGTCAGCATGCTGAAGATCGGCACCTTGAACTCGACGCCGGCTGCGTAGCGATTGCGCTCGCCGCTGCCGCCGGTGCCGGTCAGGTTGTAGATCTCGCGGACGCTCGGCAGGATGCGGCGATCGCTTTCCAGATCGTAGCTCTGGCGCGATGCCTCGACCACGCTGGCGAACGAAAGCGGGCCGGCCGGCAGTTCGAACAGATCGCCCGAAAGCACGAAGTTGGCGGAGGCGTTACGCGACACGGCTTCGTAGTGCACCAAGGTCGACATCGAGGCGTAGTCCGCCGGCGAGATCGGGCCGTAGAAGCGGTCGAGGTTCAGGCGATAGACCGGCAGGCCGTTCGGCACGCCGGCCAGGCCCGTGTAGGCACCCTGACCCGTGGTGCCGAGGCGCGAACCCATGAAGTAGTCCGTCGCACCGGCCACCGTGAGGCGCGGACGGTCACGGACGATTTCATACTGGGCGCCACCCAGGGTGAACTCCCAATCGAAACGGTCGGCGAAGGTGCCGCGCATGCCGAAGGCCAGATCGAGCGAGTCTTCTTCGAACTTCTGGTAGGTGCCTTCAGAGCCGCCGTACGATTCCGGGGTGATCGCGCGGATCGGGAAGATGCGCATGCCCAGGCCCGGGTCGTAGAAGTTCGCACCCGCCTGCGGGCCGCCCTGCCACTGTTCGACGCCACCGCCCAGACGGCTGCGGGAATGGAACGCCATCGCGCTCGCCCAGCCTTCCAGGTTGTCGGTGAAGTTGAAGGTGCCGTAGACGTAGCCGGACAGGTCATTGCTGCCGTTCGAGACCGTCTGTTCCGCCGGGAAGCGGTCGTAGCCGCAACCCGGACCCAGGTTCGCACCGGTCGCCGAGCTGGTGTAGAAGTGGTAGCTGTACAGCGAGCTGGCGGAACAATCGCGACCGGCGGGCAGCACGTAACCCTGCGTGGCGCCGGTGCTGCTGAGGCGACGGATCTGGATGCCGATCGGCGGCTGGTAGCCGCCGCGGCCATTGCCCGCGGCCAGAGGGTAGGTTCCCGGAGGTGCCGGATTGTCCGCGGCCGAATCCATGAAATCGCGCTGATAGCCCCAGAGCGCTTCCGCGTTGTAGGACTCGAACGCGTACGTCACGCTCCAGTTGTCGCCGGTCTTGCCACCCACCCACTGGATGTCTGCAATATCACGGCCGCCGTCGGTCGAGGTCTGGCCCTTGACCTTCAGAATGTTGCCTTCGTAGTTGGTCTTCAACACGATGTTGACGACGCCGGCCACGGCATCGGAGCCGTACACGGCCGAGGCGCCACCCGACAGAATCTCGATGCGCTCCACCGCCGCGGCGGGGACGTTGTTGAGGTTCTGGAAGTTGCTGCGGCCGTTGTAGGGGAACGGATAGTCGTTCGCGCGGCGACCGTTGATCAGCAGCAGCGTGCGACCGGGGCCGAGGCCTCGCAGGTTCACCGGGCTGGCGTTCGGCGTGAAGCCGCCCGCGGCGTTGAAGTCGTTCTGGACTGAACCGGTGTTCTGGCTCAACGAGTCGATCGCGTCGGCCACGGTGTTGAAGCCTTCCTGCCTGATCTGTTCCGCCGTGATGACGGTGACAGGCGACGGCCCTTCAATCTCCGAACGCTTGATGCGCGAACCGACCACCTGCACCTTGCCCAGGTTGGTGGTTTCGGTGTTCGTGGTGGTGCTGGTGGTGGCGTCCTGGGCAAATGCCGCGCCCGGGATCAGCAGGGCGGCGACTAACGCCGCGCCAAGCGGATGGCGCCGGAGCGCCTTCGCGTTTCCGTAGTTCATTGGTGAATCCCCTAGAAATCCGTACGTGTATGCGGCTCGCAAGAGGACCGTTCCCATCGGTCCAGGCCGCGTAAAAGCGTCCATGCAACCCGACATTAACACGGAATTAATGTGTTGCGCGTATCACAGAATTATTTCTCGTGTGTGATGCTGCATTCATGGTTATGAGTGACCTGTTCAGGTTCCGGTAGCCGTGGGTGCAGTGCGACAATGACGTCACCACAACGGCTTGTAGTCTTATCAAGTGACTGAAAAAGAAGGAAATTACGAGCGCCCTCGCACCCATGCCGTCCAAGGCAACCTGTCTCCCCACCCTCGTGTTCGCAACGTCATCGCGGTCGGATCGGGCAAGGGCGGGGTAGGAAAGTCGACCACGGCGGTGAACCTGGCCCTGGCCCTGGCGGCCGAAGGCGCCCGCGTAGGGCTGCTGGATGCCGACGTCTACGGCCCGAGCATCCCGGCGATGCTGGGCCTGTCGGGGCGGCCGGACAGCCCGGACAACAAGTCGATCGAACCGATGCGGGCATTCGGGGTGGAGGCCATGTCCATCGGCCTGCTGGTCGACCAGGACACGCCGATGATCTGGCGAGGGCCCATGGCCACCTCGGCGCTCATGCAACTGTTCAACGACACGTTGTGGGGTGACCTGGACTATCTGCTGATCGACCTACCGCCAGGTACGGGGGACATCCAGCTGACGCTGGCGCAGAAGATCCCGGTGGCCGGGGCGGTCATCGTCACCACGCCGCAGGACATCGCCACGCTGGATGCCAAGAAAGCGCTGAAGATGTTCGAGAAGGTCGAGGTGCCGGTGCTGGGGATCGTCGAGAACATGGCCGTCCATACCTGCTCCAACTGCGGCCACGTGGAGCACCTGTTCGGGCAGGGCGGTGGCGAACGGATGGCCGCACAATACGGCGTGCCGTTGCTGGGCTCGCTGCCGCTGGACATCGCCATCCGCGAGCAGGGCGACGCCGGCCAGCCGGTCGTGGTCGCTGCGCCCGATTCGGCAGTGGCGCAGGCCTACCGGCAGACGGCGCGGGTCATGGCGACCACGCTGGCCCAGCGCCCGCGCGCGCCGCTTTCCATCCTCTCGTCGCTGGTCTAGCGGACCGGCACAGACGGCGGGCGGCAGCCCGCCCTACAATTCCCCGTCCGCCGCGCGCCGTCCGCGTGGCCTTCGCCCCACACACCAGGATTTGCATGAGCATCAAGAGCGACCGTTGGATCCGCCGCATGGCCGAAGAGCAGGGCATGATCGAGCCGTTCGAGCCGGGACAGGTGAAGCAGGCCAACGGCGAGCGCATCGTCAGCTACGGCACGTCCAGTTACGGCTACGACGTGCGCTGCTCGCGCGAGTTCAAGGTATTCACCAACATCAACTCCACGATCGTCGACCCCAAGCACTTCGATCCGAAGAGCTTCGTGGACATCGAGGCCGACGAATGCATCATCCCGCCCAACAGTTTCGCGTTGGCGCGTACGGTCGAGTTCTTCCGCATCCCGCGCGATACGCTGGTGGTCTGCCTCGGCAAGAGCACCTATGCGCGCTGCGGCATCATCGTCAACGTGACCCCGCTGGAGCCGGAGTGGGAAGGCCACGTGACGCTGGAGTTCAGCAACACCACGCCGCTGCCGGCGCGCATCTACGCGAATGAAGGCGTCGCGCAAATGCTGTTCTTCCAGTCCGATGCCGACGATGTCTGCGAGACCAGCTACAAGGATCGCGGCGGCAAGTACCAGGGCCAGACCGGCGTGACGCTGCCGCGCACCTGATATCTCTCTTCAGCCAACGTAACGCAGGGAAGCACGATGCAAACACCGCCGCCGATGCCGCAGGACCCCTATCGCACGCCTGATGCGGAGGTCGCGTCGACGCCCGGCACTGGGCTCGACCCGGCAATCCGCGCGTTGCGGCTAGTTGCGGTCCTGATCGATGGCTGCATCGCCTTAGTGGTGATGGTGCCGTTGATGTTCATGGGCGGCTATTGGGAAGCGGCGTTCGAGGCGGGGCGCTCGGGCGGGTTCGGCCTGATGCCGCTGGGCACCACGCTGCTGTGGGCCGCCGTGGGGTTCCTCGTGTTCGTGCTGATCCAGGGCTATCCGTTGCAGATGACGGGACAGACCTGGGGCAAGAAACTGCTCTCGCTCAAGATCGTCGACCTGCAGGGCAACAAGCCGCCGCTCGCGGACCTGCTGTTGAAGCGGTACCTGCCCACGCACGCGATCGCGAACCTGCCGTGCCTGGGCCTGATCTACGTACTGGTGGATTCGCTGATGATCTTCCGCGCCGATCAGCGCTGCGTGCATGACCTGATCGCCGGCACGCGGGTCGTCAAGACGTCCTGATCCCTACGCCAGGCGCTGGCGCCAGCTATAGACCCGGGCTTCCAGGGCCGCCGGGTCGTGGCGTACCGCAGTCCCGCTGCCCCACACCGGCCCCGGCCAAGCAGCATCGCCTTCGTGGCGTCCCACCAGATGCACGTGCAACTGGCGCACGATGTTGCCCAGCGCGCCGATATTGAGCTTCTCCACGCCGGCCTGAGCACGGATGAGCTGCCCGGCCTGGTTGATCTCCGCAAGCAGCAGGCGCTGTTGTCCGCCATCCAGCTCCAGCCATTCGCTGACGCCGTTCACGCGTGGCACCAGCACCAGCCACGGAAAGCGGGTGTCGTCCATCAGGCGGACCTGCGACAGCGGTCCGTCGGCGATGAAGGCGCTGTCGGCAGCCAGGCGGGGATCGAGGACGAAGTCGGTCATGCGAGGTTCCGTGCGAAAAAATCGAGGGTGCGTTCGCGCGCCAGGCGCGCACTGGCGGGATCGTAATCCGCGCGCAGGTCGCAGTTGAAACCATGGCCGGCGGGATAGGTGAAGACCTCCATCTGCGGCAACGCGTCCCGATGGGCCTGGACCATCTCGGGCGGGATGGAAGTATCCCGTTCGCCAAAGTGGAACATCACGGGCGCGCGCGGCGTTTCTTGGAGAAAGGGCAGGTTGCGCGCCCCGTAGTAGCTGACCGACGGCAAGCCCAGCCGCAGTGTGGCCAGCAGGGCGACGGTGCCGCCCCAGCAGTAGCCCACGGTACCGACGTTGCCTTCGCCCGCCAGCGACTCGGCGGCGGCACGGGTGATGTCCGCAGCACGTTCGAGGCCCAGTGACGTGATCAGCGACTTTCCGCGTGCGATGCCTTCGGCGTCGTACTCCAGCTCCAGGCCGGGTTCGATCGGATCGAAGTAGGCCGGCGCCAGCGCGATGTATCCCTCCCGCGCGAAGCCCTCGGCCACGGTGCGGATGTGCGGGTTGACGCCGAAGATCTCCTGCGCCACGACCAGCGCACCGCGCGGCACGCCCTCGGGATCGGCCCGCCAGGCATGGATGCGGCCGTGTGGGGACTCGAAAGGCAGCCATTGGCCCATGGGTGCGCTCCGTTCTTGGGGGCGGACTAGTGTAGGCGCCGCGGGGTGCGCGGCGAGCGCAGTCTGAACGGCCCGGCCAGGCCTGCCGATGGCCCGGGGCTATAATCCGCGGCCCCGTACACGCCGCCGCCGTACTCCCATGTCCCTGCAGAACCCCAAGGTGGGCTTCGTCAGCCTCGGCTGTCCGAAAGCCCTGGTCGATTCCGAACGCATCCTCACCCAGCTTCGCGTGGAGGGATACGACATCGTGCCGACCTACGACGCAGCGGACGTGGTGGTGGTGAACACCTGCGGGTTCATCGATTCCGCCGTGGCCGAATCGCTCGATGCCATCGGCGAAGCGATGAACGAGAACGGCAAGGTCATCGTCACCGGCTGCCTGGGCAAGCGCCCGGAACAGATCCGCGAGCAATACCCGGACGTGCTGTCGATCAGCGGTCCGCAGGACTACCAGAGCGTGATGGAAGCGCTGCACGCGGCGCTGCCGCCGAAGCACGATCCCTTCGTCGACCTGGTGCCGGACTACGGCGTCAAGCTGACGCCGCGGCATTACGCGTACCTGAAGATTTCCGAAGGCTGCAACCACCGCTGCAGCTTCTGCATCATCCCGTCGATGCGTGGCGACCTGGTGTCGCGCCCGGTCGATGACGTGCTGCGCGAGGCCGAGCGCCTGGTGCGCGGCGGCGTGAAGGAACTGCTGGTGGTGTCGCAGGACACGTCGGCCTACGGCGTGGACGTGAAGTACGCCGAGCGCGAATGGCGCGGCAAGGCGTACCAGACACGGATGAAGGCGTTGTGCGAGGGTCTGGGCGAACTCGATGCCTGGGTGCGCATGCATTACGTCTACCCGTATCCGCACGTCGACGACGTGATTCCGCTGATGGCCGAAGGCAAGGTACTGCCTTACCTGGATATTCCTTTCCAGCACGCCAGCCCGCGCATCCTCAAACTGATGAAGCGTCCCGGCGCCGTCGACAAGACGCTGGAGCGCGTGAAGCGCTGGCGTTCGATCAGTCCCGACATCACCCTGCGCTCGACCTTCATCGTCGGCTTCCCCGGCGAGACGGAGCAGGAGTTCGAGGAACTCCTGCAGTTCCTCGACGAAGCGCAGCTGGACCGCGTCGGTGCGTTCGCCTACTCGCCGGTCGAAGGCGCGGCAGCCAACCTGTTGCCGGACCCGGTGCCGGAAGAAGTGAAGCAGGAGCGCCTGGCCCGTTTCATGGAGAAGCAGGCGGAGATCTCCGCCGCGCGCCTCGAAGCGAAGATCGGCACGGTGCAGCAGTGCCTGGTGGACCTGATCGAAGACGATATCGCCGTCGCGCGTTCGAAGGCCGATGCGCCGGAGATCGATGGTCTGGTGCATATTCAGAATGGCGGCGAATTGGGGCTGCGCGTCGGCCAGTTCGTCGACGTGGAAATCACCGAGAGCGACGAGCACGACCTGATTGGCGATGCGATCGTCGAAACGGCGGGGCGCCCGCTCGACGTCAAGATGCTGTGACCGGGCCGGCGACGGGCGCGCATGCAGGCAACGGCCGGCGTCGTTTCGTCGCTCCCCTGCGCGGGCACGTCGATGCCGCATGCTTTCGGCATCCCCTGTTCGATGGGTATGGCGAGTACCGGGACCTGCTGACGGCCCCGCACTGGCCCGACATCGAAACCCTCAATACGCGGATGCCGCTCTCCGGGCCTCGTTTCGCGAGACAGGATGCCGGCTTGCTTGCCGACGGGCTGCATTACGAAGCGCGGACCGCGCAGGGGTGCATCGCCACGCGTGCGGATAACTGGCATGACTTGTTCAACGCGATGGTCTGGCTGCGTCATCCGACTCTCAAGCACGCACTCAACCAGCAGCAGTGCGGGCACATCGCGCGCATGGGCTCGCGTGAGCGCAGTCCCGCGCAGCAGGCGCTAACCCAGTTCGATGAAAGCGGCGTCATCGTGCAGGTACGCGATGCGACACTGCTGGATCTGTGGGACCGGCACGACTGGGTGGCACTGTTCCATGCGAACGCCGCACGCTGGCACGATGGCGGCATCAGCATCGCTGCGGTGGTGGGGCATGCGCTGATGGAACAGGTGTTGGTGCCCGGGCGCTTGCTGGTCGGCAAGGGCCTGGTGGTACTCGGCGATCCGGCAGACGCACTCAAGCACGTGGTCGAATCGATTTCAGCGGGCGCGACCCTTACTACGCCAAGCGAACTGCGTCCGCTGCCACTGGCCGGCATTCCCGGGTGGCATGCAGGACAGGATGCGGCGTTCTACGGACAGCAGGACTACTTCCGTCCGTTGCGGGACGGCCGCGTTTACCCGCGACCGTTGTGAGGATCAGCTCGCGTAGCTGACATCCACCAGCACGAAGTGGGTAATGCCGCCAGGGAGTTCGACCGAGAATTCATCGTCGATGCGCTTCTTCAACAATGCGCGCGCAAGCGGCGAATCGATGCTGATCCAGCCGCGCGTCGCCTCGGTCTCGTCGGGACCGACGATGCGGTAACGCGAGGTTTCGCCGCTGGCGATGTTCTCCAGCTCGATGGTGGCGCCGAAGAACACGGCGTCGGGATCGCTGGGCGCGGTGTCGACCACGCGCAGCACTTCCAGGCGCTTGCTCAGGTAGCGCACGCGCCGGTCGATCTCGCCGAGCTGCTTCTTGCGGTAGGTGTACTCCGCGTTCTCGGAGCGGTCGCCTTCCGCGGCGGCAGCGGCCAAGGCCTTCACCACCTCGGGGCGACGCACGCGCCACAGATCATCCAGTTCCGCCTTGAGGCGATCATGGCCTTCGCGGGTGATCAGGGCGGTACTCTTCTCGCCCGGCGGGCGCCAGCGCGACACGTCAGTGTTCTCCGGCGGCTTCCGCGCGCCGCAACGTGCGCCCGCGCGGATCCTCGATCGGCTCGATGCAGCTACCCGCGGTCAACACCAGCAGATCGTCGTCATGGATGGCGAACTCCTGCGCAGGTTGACCGTCTTCCGGCGCGAGCTGCACGCAGGTGCCGTTCCATGTCACCGACCAGCGGCCGGCGCGTTTGGGTGCCGCCTGCAAGTCGTCCTGGCAGTGCGCTTCCAGCACGTATCGGCCGTCAGCCCCCAGGTCAAGCAACACGTCCTGCGATGCGCAGGCTTCCGCCGGCAAGCTGCCGAAAAACGTGCCGGCGAAGGTCGGTGGCGTCGGATTGGCGGCGGAAGCCGCCAGCGACAACGCGCAGGTCAACGGTACGAAACGCCACTTCATGCGCGTGATCAGCGACGTCCGCCGAAGATGCTGCCCAGGATGCCACGCACGATCTGGTTGCCCAGCTTGGTGCCGACCGTGCGCGTGGTCTGCTTGGCCATCGTCTCGATCATGCCCTGGCGACGCTTGGTGCCGAACACCGCGTCCTTCACGGCTTGGCCGAAGCCGCCGGCGTCGGGATCGTCCTGCTCGGTCTTCGCGGGCGGCGCCTGGGCGGCCTGCGTTGCGGTCTCGGCGCGCTTGGCGAGCATTTCCGCAGCGGACTCGCGATCGACGCGGGTATCGTACTTGCCGCCGACGGGGCTGCCGTTGCGTACCTGCTGGCGTTCGCCTTCGTTGATCGCGCCCATCCGGCAGCGCGGCGGCGACACCATCGTCTGCTGCACGGGCGAGGGGATGCCCTTGTCCTGCAGCGTCGACACCAGCGCTTCGCCGGTGCCGAGCTTGGAGATCGCCTGGGCCACGTCGAGCTTGGGATTCGGCACGAAGGTCTCGGCGGCGGTCTTCACCGCCTTCTGGTCGCGCGGCGTGAACGCGCGCAACGCATGCTGCACGCGGTTGCCCAGCTGGCCGAGGATGTTGTCCGGCACGTCGTCGGGGAACTGCGAGCAGAAGTAGACGCCCACGCCCTTGGAGCGGATCAGCCGCACAACCTGTTCGATGCGCTGCTGCAACGCGGGCGGGGAGTCGTCGAACAGCAGGTGTGCTTCGTCGAAGACGAACACGAGCTTGGGTTTGTCCAGGTCGCCGACTTCCGGCAGTGTCTCGAACAGTTCGGACAGCAGCCACAGCAGGAAGCTGGAATACAGGCGCGGCTTCAGGATCAGCTGATCCGCCGCGAGGATGCCGATCACGCCGCGGCCATCGGTGTTCGTGCGCATCAGATCGGCCAGTTCCAGCGCCGGTTCGCCGAAGAACATCTCGCCGCCTTCCTGTTCCAGCCGCAGCAGCGCGCGCTGGATGGCGCCGACCGACTGCGTGCTCACCAGGCCGTAGCTGGTGGAAATGTCCTTGCGCTCGGCGGCGACCAGCCCCAGCAGGGCACGCAGGTCTTCCAGGTCGAGCAGCAGCAGCCCGCGGTCGTCGGCGAGCTTGAACACGATGTCGAGCACGCCGCTCTGGGTGTCGTTGAGTTCGAGGATGCGCGAGAGCAGGGTGGGGCCCATCTCGCTGACCGTCGTGCGGACTGGATGGCCCAGCTTGCCGTAGAGATCCCAGAAGATCACCGGATTCGCACCCGGCGCGTAGTCGGCGATGCCGATGTCCTTCGCGCGCTGCAGCACCTTCTCGCTGCCGTCGCCTGCGGCGGCCAGGCCGGCCACGTCACCCTTCACGTCGGCCATGAACACGGGCACGCCCATCCGCGAGAACCCTTCCGCGAGTGTCATCAGCGTGACCGTCTTGCCGGTGCCGGTGGCGCCGGCCACCAGGCCGTGGCGGTTGCCGAACTTCGGCTGCAGGGTGACCGGAATGTCGTCGGTGACGCCCTTGCCCAGCAGGATCGGATCCATGTTCAACCTCGCGTGGTGATGGCCCGATTCTAGCGGCAGTACATGAGCGGTGGTGCAACATTC harbors:
- the dcd gene encoding dCTP deaminase yields the protein MSIKSDRWIRRMAEEQGMIEPFEPGQVKQANGERIVSYGTSSYGYDVRCSREFKVFTNINSTIVDPKHFDPKSFVDIEADECIIPPNSFALARTVEFFRIPRDTLVVCLGKSTYARCGIIVNVTPLEPEWEGHVTLEFSNTTPLPARIYANEGVAQMLFFQSDADDVCETSYKDRGGKYQGQTGVTLPRT
- a CDS encoding RDD family protein, producing the protein MQTPPPMPQDPYRTPDAEVASTPGTGLDPAIRALRLVAVLIDGCIALVVMVPLMFMGGYWEAAFEAGRSGGFGLMPLGTTLLWAAVGFLVFVLIQGYPLQMTGQTWGKKLLSLKIVDLQGNKPPLADLLLKRYLPTHAIANLPCLGLIYVLVDSLMIFRADQRCVHDLIAGTRVVKTS
- a CDS encoding helicase HerA-like domain-containing protein — translated: MDPILLGKGVTDDIPVTLQPKFGNRHGLVAGATGTGKTVTLMTLAEGFSRMGVPVFMADVKGDVAGLAAAGDGSEKVLQRAKDIGIADYAPGANPVIFWDLYGKLGHPVRTTVSEMGPTLLSRILELNDTQSGVLDIVFKLADDRGLLLLDLEDLRALLGLVAAERKDISTSYGLVSTQSVGAIQRALLRLEQEGGEMFFGEPALELADLMRTNTDGRGVIGILAADQLILKPRLYSSFLLWLLSELFETLPEVGDLDKPKLVFVFDEAHLLFDDSPPALQQRIEQVVRLIRSKGVGVYFCSQFPDDVPDNILGQLGNRVQHALRAFTPRDQKAVKTAAETFVPNPKLDVAQAISKLGTGEALVSTLQDKGIPSPVQQTMVSPPRCRMGAINEGERQQVRNGSPVGGKYDTRVDRESAAEMLAKRAETATQAAQAPPAKTEQDDPDAGGFGQAVKDAVFGTKRRQGMIETMAKQTTRTVGTKLGNQIVRGILGSIFGGRR
- the greB gene encoding transcription elongation factor GreB; the encoded protein is MSRWRPPGEKSTALITREGHDRLKAELDDLWRVRRPEVVKALAAAAAEGDRSENAEYTYRKKQLGEIDRRVRYLSKRLEVLRVVDTAPSDPDAVFFGATIELENIASGETSRYRIVGPDETEATRGWISIDSPLARALLKKRIDDEFSVELPGGITHFVLVDVSYAS
- the rimO gene encoding 30S ribosomal protein S12 methylthiotransferase RimO; amino-acid sequence: MSLQNPKVGFVSLGCPKALVDSERILTQLRVEGYDIVPTYDAADVVVVNTCGFIDSAVAESLDAIGEAMNENGKVIVTGCLGKRPEQIREQYPDVLSISGPQDYQSVMEALHAALPPKHDPFVDLVPDYGVKLTPRHYAYLKISEGCNHRCSFCIIPSMRGDLVSRPVDDVLREAERLVRGGVKELLVVSQDTSAYGVDVKYAEREWRGKAYQTRMKALCEGLGELDAWVRMHYVYPYPHVDDVIPLMAEGKVLPYLDIPFQHASPRILKLMKRPGAVDKTLERVKRWRSISPDITLRSTFIVGFPGETEQEFEELLQFLDEAQLDRVGAFAYSPVEGAAANLLPDPVPEEVKQERLARFMEKQAEISAARLEAKIGTVQQCLVDLIEDDIAVARSKADAPEIDGLVHIQNGGELGLRVGQFVDVEITESDEHDLIGDAIVETAGRPLDVKML
- a CDS encoding HIT family protein, which codes for MTDFVLDPRLAADSAFIADGPLSQVRLMDDTRFPWLVLVPRVNGVSEWLELDGGQQRLLLAEINQAGQLIRAQAGVEKLNIGALGNIVRQLHVHLVGRHEGDAAWPGPVWGSGTAVRHDPAALEARVYSWRQRLA
- a CDS encoding TonB-dependent receptor — its product is MNYGNAKALRRHPLGAALVAALLIPGAAFAQDATTSTTTNTETTNLGKVQVVGSRIKRSEIEGPSPVTVITAEQIRQEGFNTVADAIDSLSQNTGSVQNDFNAAGGFTPNASPVNLRGLGPGRTLLLINGRRANDYPFPYNGRSNFQNLNNVPAAAVERIEILSGGASAVYGSDAVAGVVNIVLKTNYEGNILKVKGQTSTDGGRDIADIQWVGGKTGDNWSVTYAFESYNAEALWGYQRDFMDSAADNPAPPGTYPLAAGNGRGGYQPPIGIQIRRLSSTGATQGYVLPAGRDCSASSLYSYHFYTSSATGANLGPGCGYDRFPAEQTVSNGSNDLSGYVYGTFNFTDNLEGWASAMAFHSRSRLGGGVEQWQGGPQAGANFYDPGLGMRIFPIRAITPESYGGSEGTYQKFEEDSLDLAFGMRGTFADRFDWEFTLGGAQYEIVRDRPRLTVAGATDYFMGSRLGTTGQGAYTGLAGVPNGLPVYRLNLDRFYGPISPADYASMSTLVHYEAVSRNASANFVLSGDLFELPAGPLSFASVVEASRQSYDLESDRRILPSVREIYNLTGTGGSGERNRYAAGVEFKVPIFSMLTGTLAGRYDKYDDVTDVDDARTWGAGLEFRPFDSLLIRANYATSFKAPDMHYVFSEPSGSFGAITDYYRCYLNGIGTSSSVCGAAGANYNYSAFTTSQGQPTLEEETGKSWTAGFVWDVTDQLSLAADYYVVELEDVVNVQSGATILEAELGCNTGRYPNGSNFPYELSSAYCQATLGRITRNPETNQITEIRSGPINQSFLGTKGVDATVRYRLDTDRFGDFSATLQWTHVLEQTQKLSADQALLSYRDLNSNLDNRSRVRLTVNWSKDDWMATVFMNRLGSTPIWDPTVPVAYSDFDTRIAPFITWNASVAKDITEKLNLRLSVVNLFDNHHPIDKTNYTYPYYWRGFDPIGRQVGLEATYKFN
- a CDS encoding dienelactone hydrolase family protein — translated: MGQWLPFESPHGRIHAWRADPEGVPRGALVVAQEIFGVNPHIRTVAEGFAREGYIALAPAYFDPIEPGLELEYDAEGIARGKSLITSLGLERAADITRAAAESLAGEGNVGTVGYCWGGTVALLATLRLGLPSVSYYGARNLPFLQETPRAPVMFHFGERDTSIPPEMVQAHRDALPQMEVFTYPAGHGFNCDLRADYDPASARLARERTLDFFARNLA
- the apbC gene encoding iron-sulfur cluster carrier protein ApbC, producing the protein MTEKEGNYERPRTHAVQGNLSPHPRVRNVIAVGSGKGGVGKSTTAVNLALALAAEGARVGLLDADVYGPSIPAMLGLSGRPDSPDNKSIEPMRAFGVEAMSIGLLVDQDTPMIWRGPMATSALMQLFNDTLWGDLDYLLIDLPPGTGDIQLTLAQKIPVAGAVIVTTPQDIATLDAKKALKMFEKVEVPVLGIVENMAVHTCSNCGHVEHLFGQGGGERMAAQYGVPLLGSLPLDIAIREQGDAGQPVVVAAPDSAVAQAYRQTARVMATTLAQRPRAPLSILSSLV
- a CDS encoding copper resistance protein NlpE N-terminal domain-containing protein, producing the protein MKWRFVPLTCALSLAASAANPTPPTFAGTFFGSLPAEACASQDVLLDLGADGRYVLEAHCQDDLQAAPKRAGRWSVTWNGTCVQLAPEDGQPAQEFAIHDDDLLVLTAGSCIEPIEDPRGRTLRRAEAAGEH
- a CDS encoding DUF3025 domain-containing protein; amino-acid sequence: MTGPATGAHAGNGRRRFVAPLRGHVDAACFRHPLFDGYGEYRDLLTAPHWPDIETLNTRMPLSGPRFARQDAGLLADGLHYEARTAQGCIATRADNWHDLFNAMVWLRHPTLKHALNQQQCGHIARMGSRERSPAQQALTQFDESGVIVQVRDATLLDLWDRHDWVALFHANAARWHDGGISIAAVVGHALMEQVLVPGRLLVGKGLVVLGDPADALKHVVESISAGATLTTPSELRPLPLAGIPGWHAGQDAAFYGQQDYFRPLRDGRVYPRPL